A stretch of Cytophagales bacterium DNA encodes these proteins:
- a CDS encoding HAMP domain-containing sensor histidine kinase, producing the protein MRSLLFSILCLISIFGHGQDYVALTDSLNSQFFKVYKTNTDSAQLVIQSLETLAKSEGYVPAVAYAAYFKAKLASQSTGLQEAIALYEKARAEEDSLLAIEMPESWKNKLWSTFTRRGTDAGAAYIAAGAFEKSLTEFRMTSNAALMAADSNRYGGVMGRIGAAYFYLGEQDSATYYIEKQKAIGIALGDIDIISVSLSNLSFIYRGKGEFAKSLISLQEGKDAISNMDNSPEKDQAIATLNFALASLLYMRDDYQQAKKLYLQAHDNYMTRDGSRAINLLYELGDVYKSLDLYDSSAFYYLKSLKMARNLDLEVDIIYIQSRLSDLYFDMGDYERSEAYADSGLVQQKVKQLAFEGFFLNKSKAELLLRKSQARRALAYANTAQSWSDSLGVNMEFDKEINDLLYRIHKKSGNLTFALKHLELFKTLNDSLRSEAQTQEFTIVDQEHKAEKERLALVAEQEKTELSLNNKLQQQRVIQYSAFAGFGLVCLLAISFYRSYRTKQKDNAHIQEQANQLAFSNQQLQELSSFKDGLTHMIAHDMKNSLNVILGLSENESEEKMKQIHQSGGQLLSLVLNMLDIQKFEEAQIHLNPSQHSIQKLISEAVLQVELLAYSEGLTIERELEDNPAVHCNDSLIVRVLVNLLTNAIKYSSGQSSIKITSNQTSNDFLTISIVDYGSGIHEDDLPHVFEKFWQTDARKTGHVTSTGLGLTFCKLAIEAHDGDIQVTSTHGKGSTFTFTLPIKTIQEPVGIEDNLVVHEEKNLVQELAQELRKLQVYQAGEIFKILNRDEARNMQSPWAQELRVAVEQSDTEKYRQLVDLEVSP; encoded by the coding sequence ATGAGAAGTCTTTTATTTAGTATCCTGTGTCTGATCAGCATTTTCGGACATGGGCAAGATTACGTTGCGCTTACTGATTCGCTGAATTCACAATTCTTCAAAGTTTACAAGACGAATACGGACAGTGCCCAACTTGTTATTCAATCATTAGAAACACTCGCTAAGTCGGAGGGTTATGTACCCGCGGTTGCCTATGCTGCCTACTTCAAAGCCAAATTAGCCAGTCAGTCAACAGGACTTCAGGAAGCCATTGCTTTGTATGAAAAAGCACGAGCGGAGGAAGACAGCTTGCTTGCTATTGAAATGCCCGAATCGTGGAAAAACAAACTCTGGTCGACATTTACCAGACGAGGTACAGATGCCGGTGCTGCTTATATAGCTGCCGGAGCTTTTGAAAAGAGCCTGACCGAGTTTCGAATGACTTCAAATGCCGCATTGATGGCAGCTGATAGCAATCGTTATGGAGGTGTGATGGGCAGAATAGGAGCGGCCTACTTCTATTTGGGTGAACAAGATTCTGCTACATACTACATAGAAAAACAGAAAGCAATTGGGATTGCCTTAGGAGATATTGATATCATCTCCGTTTCCCTAAGCAACTTGTCTTTCATTTATCGCGGCAAAGGAGAATTCGCAAAATCCCTGATCAGCCTTCAGGAAGGAAAAGATGCCATTTCTAACATGGACAACAGCCCTGAAAAAGATCAGGCCATTGCGACCCTTAATTTCGCTTTGGCTTCGTTGTTGTACATGCGTGATGATTATCAACAAGCCAAAAAATTGTATTTACAGGCACACGATAATTATATGACCAGAGATGGTTCCAGAGCTATCAATTTACTTTATGAATTGGGAGACGTGTATAAGTCGCTTGATCTTTATGATTCATCAGCCTTCTACTACCTTAAGAGTCTTAAAATGGCCCGTAATCTAGATCTGGAAGTGGACATCATTTATATCCAAAGCCGCTTGTCTGATCTGTATTTCGACATGGGAGACTATGAACGTTCCGAAGCTTATGCCGATTCAGGACTAGTCCAACAAAAAGTAAAGCAATTGGCTTTTGAAGGTTTCTTTCTCAATAAAAGCAAGGCAGAATTATTGCTCAGAAAATCACAGGCTCGCCGCGCTCTAGCTTATGCCAACACGGCCCAGAGTTGGAGTGATAGCCTGGGAGTCAACATGGAGTTTGATAAAGAGATCAATGACCTGCTGTATCGCATTCATAAAAAAAGCGGCAATCTGACCTTCGCTCTCAAACACCTGGAACTTTTCAAAACATTGAATGATAGCCTAAGATCGGAAGCACAAACGCAGGAATTCACCATCGTAGATCAGGAACACAAAGCCGAGAAAGAGCGCCTCGCTTTGGTGGCCGAACAAGAAAAGACGGAACTTTCACTGAACAACAAATTGCAGCAACAGCGCGTCATCCAATACAGTGCTTTTGCCGGATTCGGATTGGTCTGTTTATTGGCCATCAGCTTCTACCGATCCTATCGGACCAAGCAAAAAGACAATGCCCACATCCAGGAGCAAGCCAATCAGTTGGCCTTTAGCAACCAACAATTGCAGGAGCTTTCCAGCTTCAAGGATGGCCTGACACACATGATCGCACATGACATGAAAAACAGCCTGAATGTGATTCTGGGGCTGTCTGAAAACGAGTCGGAAGAAAAGATGAAACAAATTCATCAGTCTGGTGGGCAATTGCTGAGTCTGGTCCTCAACATGCTGGACATTCAAAAATTTGAGGAAGCACAGATCCACCTCAACCCTTCCCAACATTCGATCCAGAAACTGATCTCCGAAGCAGTGCTACAGGTAGAATTACTCGCTTATTCCGAAGGCCTGACCATTGAACGGGAGCTGGAAGACAATCCTGCGGTGCATTGCAATGATAGTCTCATTGTCCGGGTGCTAGTTAATTTACTGACCAATGCCATCAAGTATTCCAGCGGTCAATCCAGTATCAAGATCACCTCTAATCAAACTTCCAACGACTTCCTGACCATTAGTATCGTTGATTACGGTTCAGGCATTCATGAAGATGACCTCCCACATGTTTTTGAAAAGTTCTGGCAAACCGACGCCAGAAAAACAGGACATGTCACGTCAACAGGTCTTGGACTTACCTTTTGTAAACTGGCTATAGAAGCACACGATGGAGACATCCAGGTCACGTCTACACATGGGAAAGGAAGTACGTTTACCTTTACCCTGCCGATAAAAACAATCCAGGAGCCAGTAGGGATTGAGGACAATTTGGTGGTTCACGAAGAAAAGAACCTGGTCCAGGAATTAGCCCAAGAGCTGAGAAAATTGCAAGTTTATCAGGCTGGGGAGATCTTCAAGATCCTGAACCGTGACGAGGCCCGCAATATGCAATCACCCTGGGCTCAGGAACTACGTGTAGCTGTAGAACAATCTGACACAGAGAAGTATCGACAGCTCGTCGATCTGGAAGTTTCTCCTTAA